From Phycodurus eques isolate BA_2022a chromosome 1, UOR_Pequ_1.1, whole genome shotgun sequence, one genomic window encodes:
- the prdm2a gene encoding LOW QUALITY PROTEIN: PR domain zinc finger protein 2 (The sequence of the model RefSeq protein was modified relative to this genomic sequence to represent the inferred CDS: deleted 1 base in 1 codon), with amino-acid sequence MEQTPRFSEYGDGEDLQQEDDDICQKNTIMTPDIPDNLVHNTQRGWESFPCQHCERCFTSQQGLERHMHSHALMKNAPHSCKSKNGKMASGLALGQLQHDSTKSSVLVSSDGQLESSDTPVLLVGRNTVPPDELVYEHHACSYSEKRFTTFTNKQQHESTVHNQHLQIAHTEQSEPPQEENLQQIIIASSNLEAELSAEVAENEVEHTGNYMPVVSSSISENLSFYFDGKIVSTSTVSGCEAAEVHAACSTLVGLDALILDPTQLNLGLNFNSILSNQELPGQALAKRRTATPPLLPQIQTELESEVVVLSSSSEVVTSLIENTESSLAPPSSATVFLREKQDTLLPDGQTSCSSVSAATGRFKRRTGSPQSSPQHNTTSDEETAIADMDGDAATLWHMDTQYSVSVNDKENASQKIEEPQAITVSTESWPPVTVDSCYSQQPLDLSNTMKRNEVGTSDDAALDLSLQKRSPEESQLTSNLVFPSEDNSNVWMQERALLIVGEQNVSLANCETPLVSDLTIVTGQNMVDSVAEGIVYGLSLPSCPLNSAPATLTPLGFPPASPCTISFAPPTTHTVLPTAPSLITVLAPPLSIPRPSSQPIQVLAPNISPEPLVICTENAINSTQCDLTSAFSATTAANLVTLSHPLDPSLNLPGHMFLTDQISLNPPINEDHSLSEVPFTPSAALNDPLINSYMSSNTVLIECTISLETPGNVPTAVTMQQNIEPPVSTPMLVNHIEQQQIVSLPNTSTVDPTILLSCIEESVTLSTNTSMMPDCPAQAEETEQGLKEAPPKADEELADSTDSAVEISTDNSNQVEKFEETEPPSNTPSDAEQQTFTKNFICNVCDLLFHSMKELSTHVSDHAEEWPYKCEFCVLLFDKPSALLDHRSSLHGVDKTYICSACPKDFVYLCNLKQHQEELHPAQQCTFTEEEKGKIRPQNYNYSTKVSKEPPLPDVSEQKVKKEDHEVDVASEEFFTTIKIMASDGGKLKVPDVRLGINQHYPSFKPPPFPYHNRSPAGSVASATNFTTHNIPQTFSTAIRCTKCGKSFNNMPELHKHILACANASDKRRYTPKKNPIPLRHFAKSQNGVLSTTNSENECNASNRASQSNRSESVKVKLKLLNKRKRKMVQRVMPQRNKSSLNKVSPSHVHDDLFVCPHCSREFTMRRSRTKHMAVCPKKPREVRTRKEGGISVTKENDGRLHRGVSLVNEQQASAHPRTRLQTSMPAKRPATPPRLTSFSNKRPKLAIKDDSKNDISTLNKFPAVRPFNPPLRQYTRVHHAIKLTPANQQQSEPSAPGREEATAGGSSKQSATA; translated from the exons ATGGAGCAAACCCCTCGATTCTCTGAATATGGCGATGGTGAGGATCTACAGCAGGAAGATGACGACATTTGTCAAAAGAACACCATTATGACACCCGACATTCCCGACAACCTTGTTCACAATACTCAAAGAGGCTGGGAGTCTTTTCCCTGTCAGCACTGTGAGAGGTGTTTTACCAGCCAGCAAGGCTTGGAACGACACATGCATAGCCACGCTTTGATGAAGAATGCGCCACATTCATGTAAgagcaagaatggaaaaatgGCTTCCGGTTTGGCTCTCGGTCAGCTGCAGCATGACAGTACGAAGTCTTCAGTTTTAGTAAGTTCAGACGGACAGCTTGAAAGCAGTGATACTCCTGTTTTGTTAGTTGGGCGCAACACTGTGCCACCTGACGAGCTGGTGTACGAGCATCATGCTTGCAGCTACAGCGAAAAGAGATTCACTACGTTTACCAACAAGCAGCAGCACGAGAGCACAGTCCACAACCAGCATCTGCAAATTGCACATACGGAACAAAGTGAGCCGCCTCAGGAGGAAAATCTTCAGCAGATAATTATTGCGTCGTCAAATCTGGAAGCCGAGCTTTCTGCAGAAGTTGCGGAGAATgaagtggaacacactggaaaCTACATGCCAGTCGTCTCCAGCAGTATCTCAGAGAATCTCAGCTTTTACTTTGATGGAAAAATTGTTTCAACAAGCACAGTGAGTGGCTGTGAAGCAGCTGAAGTTCACGCTGCATGTTCAACTTTGGTTGGACTAGATGCCCTGATTCTGGATCCCACACAATTGAACCTGGGGTtgaatttcaattcaattctgAGCAACCAAGAGCTGCCGGGTCAAGCACTTGCCAAGAGAAGAACAGCAACACCTCCTTTGTTACCCCAAATTCAAACAGAACTGGAATCTGAAGTGGTGGTGTTGTCATCCTCTTCAGAAGTTGTAACTTCGTTAATAGAGAATACAGAGTCTTCACTTGCCCCCCCAAGCTCAGCCACTGTGTTTCTACGAGAGAAGCAGGACACCCTACTTCCAGATGGCCAAACATCTTGCTCATCTGTATCTGCTGCAACAGGAAGGTTTAAAAGAAGGACTGGATCTCCACAAAGTTCTCCCCAGCACAACACCACATCTGATGAGGAAACAGCAATAGCAGATATGGATGGTGATGCCGCCACTTTATGGCACATGGACACCCAGTACAGTGTGAGTGTCAATGACAAAGAAAATGCATCTCAAAAGATTGAGGAACCTCAAGCAATTACAGTTTCAACAGAGAGCTGGCCACCTGTGACTGTGGACAGCTGCTATAGTCAGCAACCACTGGATCTCTCTAATACGATGAAAcgaaatgaagttgggacttcaGATGATGCTGCGCTGGATTTAAGTTTGCAAAAAAGGAGCCCTGAAGAATCTCAGCTGACATCAAATTTAGTTTTCCCCTCAGAAGATAATTCAAACGTGTGGATGCAGGAAAGGGCCCTCCTG ATAGTTGGAGAGCAAAATGTAAGCCTCGCAAATTGTGAGACACCTCTTGTGTCAGACCTCACCATTGTTACAGGTCAAAATATGGTGGACTCTGTCGCAGAAGGAATTGTTTATGGACTTTCACTCCCCTCCTGTCCCCTGAATTCTGCACCTGCCACCCTTACACCTCTTGGTTTCCCGCCAGCTTCACCATGCACTATATCATTTGCTCCCCCAACTACACACACAGTACTACCGACTGCTCCATCATTAATCACAGTTCTGGCACCCCCACTATCTATTCCTAGGCCCTCAAGCCAACCAATCCAAGTGCTGGCTCCAAATATATCACCGGAGCCGCTGGTAATCTGCAcagaaaatgccataaattcTACACAGTGTGATTTAACCTCTGCGTTTTCAGCTACAACTGCTGCAAACCTTGTTACTCTCTCACACCCACTTGACCCCTCTCTAAATCTACCCGGCCACATGTTTCTCACTGATCAAATTTCTCTTAACCCGCCAATTAATGAAGACCATAGCTTGTCTGAGGTGCCATTCACACCCAGTGCAGCATTAAACGATCCACTCATAAACTCGTATATGTCAAGTAACACAGTGCTGATAGAATGCACAATATCCCTGGAAACGCCAGGGAATGTCCCCACTGCTGTTACCATGCAACAAAACATTGAGCCTCCAGTATCTACGCCGATGCTTGTTAACCACATAGAACAGCAACAGATTGTGTCATTGCCCAACACCTCAACTGTGGACCCCACCATTCTCTTGTCCTGCATTGAGGAGTCTGTGACATTGTCCACAAACACCTCAATGATGCCAGATTGTCCTGCCCAAGCTGAAGAAACAGAACAAGGCCTCAAAGAAGCGCCTCCAAAAGCAGACGAGGAACTTGCTGACAGCACTGATTCTGCAGTGGAAATATCTACTGACAACTCAAACCAAGTTGAGAAGTTTGAAGAGACAGAACCGCCAAGCAACACACCGAGTGACGCAGAGCAGCAGACTTTCACCAAGAACTTCATCTGCAATGTCTGCGACCTTCTGTTCCACTCGATGAAAGAACTCAGCACCCACGTTAGCGACCATGCTGAAGAATGGCCTTACAAATGCGAGTTCTGCGTTCTGCTCTTTGACAAGCCCTCCGCTTTGCTCGACCATCGGTCAAGCCTACACGGTGTCGACAAGACTTATATTTGCAGTGCATGTCCTAAAGACTTTGTCTACCTTTGTAATCTGAAACAGCATCAGGAGGAATTGCATCCTGCCCAGCAATGTACATTCACTGaagaagaaaagggaaaaataaGACCTCAGAATTACAACTACTCCACTAAAGTTAGCAAAGAGCCTCCATTGCCTGATGTGTCTGAACAAAAGGTGAAAAAGGAAGATCATGAAGTGGATGTGGCTTCTGAAGAATTTTTTACAACAATTAAAATCATGGCCTCAGATGGAGGCAAACTCAAAGTGCCTGATGTTCGTCTTGGCATTAACCAGCATTACCCTAGCTTTAAGCCCCCGCCCTTTCCTTACCATAACAGGTCACCTGCCGGGTCGGTGGCCTCAGCCACAAATTTCACCACCCACAACATTCCACAAACCTTCAGTACAGCTATTCGGTGCACCAAGTGCGGAAAGAGCTTCAATAACATGCCGGAGCTGCACAAGCACATCCTGGCTTGTGCCAATGCTAGCGATAAGAGGCGGTACACGCCCAAGAAGAATCCCATCCCACTCCGCCATTTTGCAAAAAGCCAAAACGGAGTCCTGTCCACTACCaactcagaaaatgaatgtaatGCCTCAAATAGAGCTAGCCAGTCCAACAGATCAGAATCTGTCAAAGTGAAGTTAAAATTACTGAACAAAAGGAAGCGAAAGATGGTCCAAAGGGTCATGCCCCAGAGGAACAAATCTTCGCTAAATAAAGTGTCCCCTTCACACGTGCATGATGACTTATTTGTTTGTCCTCACTGCAGCAGGGAGTTCACCATGCGACGCAGCCGAACCAAACACATGGCAGTCTGTCCCAAAAAACCCAGAGAAGTGAGGACAAGGAAAGAGGGTGGGATCTCTGTGACAAAGGAAAATGATGGACGACTCCATAGAGGGGTCTCACTTGTCAATGAGCAACAAGCCTCAGCTCATCCTAGGACAAGACTCCAGACATCAATGCCAGCTAAGAGGCCCGCCACGCCCCCTAGACTAACAAGCTTTTCAAACAAGAGGCCTAAACTAGCCATAAAGGACGAttcaaaaaatgacatttccacTTTAAACAAATTCCCCGCCGTTCGTCCTTTCAACCCTCCTCTTCGCCAGTACACCCGAGTGCATCATGCAATTAAACTAACTccagcaaatcaacaacaaagtGAGCCCTCCGCCCCAGGCCGAGAGGAAGCAACTGCTGGTGGCAGCTCGAAGCAAAGCGCAACAGCTTGA